A genomic stretch from Scomber scombrus chromosome 8, fScoSco1.1, whole genome shotgun sequence includes:
- the ahsg1 gene encoding alpha-2-HS-glycoprotein 1, producing MSPTAVVCCGSLLYTMKHIVVLLLSSAVLLCSAAPALELVTCSEDSGAAAAHLAMHHINEHHDHGYKFRLSEIQDIKVVTVDGGCDVELQLKLLETKCHVVTPKHFEDCEIREEYERAVMANCTVMITVKSDDAKVTKYECDTRQAKTNLEMVRICPDCPSLIPLNSPEAMRSVDETVKQFNQNTSNQHYYILQEAGRVLSGYMMMAGMVYYPEVVLLETRCPMGSRIVPEACKPLCPDRAHHAVCRSSYSAKEGLGSVECEFYPPSNVTALSPGEREPVCMPPYHVGPPHPPGSGGPPHLGPPPHGPPPHAGHGPPPHAGHGPPPHPGHGPPPHAGHGPPPHAGHGPPPHPGHGPPPHAGGRGPLPGQKRPPFISHPPHHCRSFNLLRFEPALHPICPWPHPELHPHPKHT from the exons aTGTCCCCAACTGCAGTGGTCTGCTGTGGCTCTCTACTCTACACAATGAAGCACATCgtagtgctgctgctgtcctcagCGGTGCTGCTCTGCAGCGCTGCTCCAGCGTTGGAGTTGGTAACATGCAGTGAAGACAGTGGTGCTGCGGCAGCACATCTGGCAATGCATCACATCAATGAACATCATGACCATGGCTACAAGTTCAGACTCAGCGAGATCCAAGATATCAAAGTGGTTACG GTCGATGGGGGCTGTGATGTTGAGTTGCAGTTGAAGCTTCTGGAGACAAAGTGTCATGTCGTAACACCCAAACACTTTGAGGACTGTGAGATCCGCGAAGAATATGAACGG GCTGTGATGGCCAACTGCACTGTTATGATCACTGTGAAAAGTGATGATGCGAAAGTCACCAAATATGAATGTGACACAAGGCAAG CAAAAACTAACCTGGAGATGGTGAGGATCTGCCCTGACTGTCCCTCGCTGATTCCACTCAACAGTCCTGAAGCTATGAGGTCTGTGGATGAAACTGTGAAACAATTCAATCAGAACACCTCCAACCAGCACTACTACATCCTGCAGGAGGCTGGACGGGTTCTATCTGGG TACATGATGATGGCAGGGATGGTGTACTATCCTGAAGTTGTCCTTTTGGAGACTCGTTGCCCAATGGGATCCAGAATAGTTCCTGAGGCATGCAAACCCCTCTGCCCTGACAGAGCT CATCATGCTGTCTGCCGTTCATCCTATTCTGCCAAAGAGGGACTCGGGTCTGTTGAGTGTGAATTCTATCCTCCATCA AATGTTACTGCCCTCAGCCCTGGTGAGCGGGAGCCTGTATGTATGCCTCCATATCATGTAGGCCCTCCGCATCCTCCTGGTAGTGGAGGACCCCCACACCTTGGACCCCCTCCCCATGGACCCCCTCCCCATGCCGGCCATGGACCCCCTCCCCATG CCGGCCATGGACCCCCTCCCCATCCCGGCCATGGACCCCCTCCCCATGCCGGCCATGGACCCCCTCCCCATGCCGGCCATGGACCCCCTCCCCATCCCGGCCATGGACCCCCTCCCCATGCTGGTGGTAGAGGACCCCTTCCTGGTCAAAAAAGACCTCCCTTCATTTCCCACCCACCCCATCACTGCCGTTCTTTTAACCTGCTCCGTTTTGAACCAGCTCTCCACCCCATTTGCCCCTGGCCTCATCCTGAACTGCACCCCCACCCCAAACATACCTAA